In Taeniopygia guttata chromosome 24, bTaeGut7.mat, whole genome shotgun sequence, a single genomic region encodes these proteins:
- the SIK2 gene encoding serine/threonine-protein kinase SIK2 — translation MVMAEPRRPPALLPRGLGPVRVGFYDIEGTLGKGNFAVVKLARHRITRSEVAIKIIDKSQLDAVNLEKIYREVQIMKMLDHPHIIKLYQVMETKSMLYLVTEFAKNGEIFDYLASHGRLSEAEARRKFWQILSAVEYCHGRKIVHRDLKAENLLLDNNMNIKIADFGFGNFYKSGEPLTTWCGSPPYAAPEVFEGQQYEGPQLDIWSMGVVLYVLVCGALPFDGPTLPILRQRVLEGRFRIPYFMSEECEHLIRRMLVLDPSKRLSIAQIKEHKWMLVEVPAQRPILYPPGEENEPSLGEYNEQVLRLMHSLGIDQQKTVESLQNKSYNHFAAIYYLLVERLKSHRSSFPVEQRVDARQRRPSTIAEQTVAKAQAVVPSVNLHSQNPRLLQSPGLPSASGAETFSFPPSSCQGEAAFMEEERVETPKVNGCLLDPVPPVVMRKGCQSLPSSMMETSIDEGIEAEGEAEEDPAQAFAALQAARGGKRRHTLAEVTNQLVMVPGTGKVYSLDENSSLGSIDSEYDMGSVQRDLKFLGETPSLKEMVLSSQQPPRVTSPFLGLRPANPAMQALSSQKREAHNRSPVSFREGRRASDTSLTQGIVAFRQHLQNLARTKGILELNKVQLLYEQMGSEEEPSLTSAATQLQELINSPAQEEGSQQQQQQQEAPAAFPNSAHPPLLSRRQSLETQYLKQRLQKPTLLSKAPNTCQLYCKELPRSLEQQLQEHRLHQKRLFLQKQSQLQAYFNQMQIAESSYPQASPLPLPCPEELQPQQQQQQQQQPQQQQQQQQPAQFSLQQPLSPVLEPSSGQLHFEPFLRQYPKVQLEPLPPSPSRLSPPGQGQPAQPLQFPFQTCELPAVPSAEQCHLPQSSAALPESQSSSAEAQPSYDSLALSELPGLFDCEMMEAVDPQHGGYVLVN, via the exons GTGGCAATAAAAATCATCGACAAATCTCAGCTGGATGCTGTGAATCTGGAGAAGATTTACAGGGAGGTGCAGATAATGAAGATGCTCGACCACCCACACATCATAAAACTCTACCAG GTGATGGAGACCAAAAGCATGCTGTACCTGGTGACAGAATTTGCCAAAAATGGGGAGATTTTTG ATTACCTGGCCAGCCACGGGCGCCTGAGCGAGGCCGAGGCGCGGCGCAAATTCTGGCAGATCCTGTCGGCAGTGGAATATTGCCACGGCAGGAAAATCGTGCACAGGGACCTCAAAGCTGAGAACCTCCTGCTGGACAACAACATGAACATCAAAATCGCAG ATTTTGGCTTTGGGAATTTCTACAAGAGCGGGGAGCCTCTGACCACATGGTGTGGGAGCCCCCCTTACGCAGCCCCGGAGGTCTTTGAAGGGCAGCAGTACGAGGGACCCCAGCTGGACATTTGG agcATGGGGGTGGTGCTCTATGTGCTGGTGTGTGGAGCTCTGCCCTTTGATGGACCCACCCTGCCCATCCTGAGGCAGAGAGTGCTGGAGGGGAGGTTCAGGATCCCATATTTCATGTCAGAAG AGTGTGAGCACCTGATCAGGAGAATGTTGGTGCTGGACCCATCCAAACGTCTGAGCATTGCTCAGATCAAGGAGCACAAGTGGATGCTGGTGGAAGTTCCTGCCCAGAGGCCAATCCTTTACCCACCAGGGGAGGAGAACGAGCCTTCCCTGGGGGAGTACAACGAGCAGGTGCTGAGGCTGATGCACAGCCTGGGCATAGACCAGCAGAAAACTGTGGAG TCCCTGCAGAACAAGAGCTACAACCACTTTGCTGCCATCTACTACCTGCTGGTGGAGAGGCTGAAGTCCCACCGGAGCAGCTTCCCCGTGGAGCAGCGCGTGGACGCGCGCCAGCGCCGGCCCAGCACCATCGCCGAGCAGACCGTGGCCAAG gcaCAAGCTGTGGTACCCTCGGTGAACCTGCATTCCCAAAATCCAAGGCTGCTGCAGTCTCCAGGGCTTCCTTCAGCCTCAGGAGCAGAaaccttttccttccccccctcCAGCTGCCAGGGAGAGGCAGCTTTTATGGAGGAGGAAAGGGTTGAGACACCAAAG gtgaaTGGCTGCCTGCTGGACCCCGTGCCCCCTGTGGTGATGAGGAAAGGATGCCAGTCGCTGCCCTCCAGCATGATGGAAACCTCCATTGATGAAGGAATCGAGGCggaaggagaggcagaggaggacCCAGCCCAGGCCTTCGCTGCCCTGCAGGCAGCTCGAGGGGGCAAGAGGCGGCACACCCTGGCTGAGGTCACCAACCAGCTGGTGATGGTGCCAGGCACAG GGAAAGTCTATTCCTTGGATGAGAACTCCTCCCTGGGCAGCATCGACTCGGAGTACGACATGGGCTCCGTGCAGAGGGATCTGAAGTTCCTGGGGGAAACCCCTTCCTTGAAGGAGATGGTGCTGAGCAGCCAGCAGCCCCCACGGGTGACCTCCCCTTTCCTGGGGCTCAGACCTGCCAACCCCGCCATGCAGGCGCTGAGCTCCCAAAAACGAGAGGCTCACAACCGCTCCCCCGTCAGCTTCCGCGAGGGCCGCAGGGCCTCCGACACCTCCCTCACCCAAG GAATTGTAGCATTTAGGCAGCACCTCCAGAACCTGGCACGAACCAAAGGAATCCTGGAGCTGAACAAAGTCCAGCTGCTGTATGAACAGATGGGATCAGAGGAAGAACCTTCCCTGACATCAGCTGCCacccagctgcaggagctcatTAACAGCCCTGCACAG GAGGaaggctcccagcagcagcagcagcagcaggaggctccAGCTGCTTTCCCCAACAGTGCACACCCCCCACTGCTGTCCCGAAGGCAGAGCCTGGAGACTCAGTACCTGAAACAGCGGCTCCAG aAACCCACTCTGCTGTCCAAAGCTCCCAACACTTGCCAGCTCTACTGCAAAGAACTGCCCCGGAGTCTggaacagcagctccaggagcacag GCTGCACCAGAAGAGGCTGTTCCTGCAGAAGCAGTCCCAGCTGCAGGCCTACTTTAACCAGATGCAGATAGCAGAGAGCTCCTACCCCCAGGCCAGcccgctgcccctgccctgcccggaggagctgcagccccagcagcagcagcagcagcagcagcagccccagcagcagcagcagcagcagcagccagcccagttcagcctgcagcagcccctgagcCCCGTGCTGGAGCCTTCCTCGGGGCAGCTGCACTTCGAGCCCTTCCTCAGGCAGTACCCCAAGGTGCAGCTGGAGCCGCTGCCCCCCAGCCCGTCCCGGCTGTCCCCCCCGGGGCAGggccagccagcacagcccctgcagtTCCCTTTCCAGACTTGTGAGctgcctgctgtcccctctgccgAGCAGTGCCACCTCCCCCAGAGCAGCGCAGCGTTGCCTGagagccagagcagctctgcagaggcacagcccagctACGACTCCCTGGCCCTGTCAGAACTGCCCGGACTCTTCGATTGTGAGATGATGGAGGCTGTGGATCCCCAGCACGGCGGCTACGTCCTGGTGAATTAG